The window TTCTTTTATCCTTTCAGCCTTCCTAAGTATTCCGCCAACTTCTTTACAGCCCTTGCACGATGGGAAATCTGGTTCTTTATCTCCTCACCTAACTCTGCAAAGCTCTTGTCATAACCCTCTGGAATGAAGATAGGGTCATATCCAAAACCCTCCGTCCCATGCTTCTCTGTAGCGATTCTACCCTCTACCTTACCCTCAAACTGATGTTCTACACCATCAATGATGAGCGAGATAATGGTGCGAAAGCAGGCTTTACGATTGGCTTTCCCTTCTAAGTTTGCCAACAGCTTACGCATATTCGCCTCGCTATCGTGGTCAGTTCCCTCTGCATAACGAGCTGAATGTACACCGGGTTCACCACCGAGCGCCTCCACCTCCAGCCCCGTATCATCCGCAAAACAATCGTGGCTGTAATGCTCAACGATGTAGGTTGACTTTTGGCGAGCGTTCTCCTCCAATGTAGCCCCAGTTTCTGGGATATCCTCATGACAGCCAATCTCAGCCAATGAGACGATTTCAAAGTCCTTTCCAAGGATGTCCTTTATCTCCTCGAGCTTATGTTTATTATTCGTTGCAAATACTATTTTCATCTTCGTAAATCCTTTCCTTACTATGAAAAAACTATGTTATCACATCAAGACCCTTGTCAACACGACAGGGACCCACCACTCATGTGCTCGCAAAAGCTTACAGCCATTGGACACACGAGCCGTGCGTCCCTGCAAATTAGTAGCTGGAACACAGCTCTTCAGCATCTTTATTTCTGTTCATTCGCAGGCTTTTTCATGGCTTCAGCCAACTTCTTTTCCTGCTTTTTCATTTCCTTTTTAGCCTTAATCTTTATCTGATCGAAGCCTTCACCATAGACACCGATAACCGAACTCTGGCTTACGAAGGCTGTTGGATCAACCATCTTGATGATACGGAAGATAGTTTTACTCTCGTTACGCTTTGCCAACAAGCAGATGACCTTCATATCATTGCCCGTATACCAACCATGTCCATCAAGGATAGTCAGCGCATGCTCGGTCTCCTCAACAATCGCTTTGGCTATTTCTTCATGTTTCCAAGAGAAGATCATGAACTGTACTGACTCGCGTCTCATATTCATCACATGGTCTAACATAAAACACTCGATGAACATCGTACAGTAACCAAAGACCATCTTATGCAAGCGTTCCATGACATCGCCAAACTGAGGGAAGAACAAACAGCTACCCACAATCAAGATATCAACACCCATTAAGACCTGTCCTAACGAGATATCGTGATACTTATTGACACAGGCAGCAATGATATCCGTACCACCCGTACTACCATTATTAAGGAAGACGATAGCCAATCCCGTACCTGTAAGGCTACACCCAATAATCAATGACATAAAAGCTTGGTCTTCACCGAGCATCTTCACCATGTGTCCTGCAGCATCCTTAGGCATCAGATCCTGCGCAAAAATCAATAGGAAATAAAGGGCAAAGATAGCATAGATGGTCTTCATCAAGAACTTAAAGCCCAATATCTTCAAAGCAACTATCAACAACGAAATGTTGATAATCATGTAAGTATTCTCAATCTTAAAACCCGTAGCATAGTAGATTACGGCAGACATACCCGTCACTCCACCCGTTACTATCTCATAAGGCATTAGAAAGACGGTAAAGGCAGCAGCATAAATAATTAAGCCAACGGTCAAGAAAAAGTAATCTTTGGCTTCGGATCGGATGAGTTGTTGATCAATGGTCATAGGCTCTTAGAATGGTTAAGACGAAGAGGCTGTATCGCAACACGACTGTAACAGACACTAACATACGGACTTCTTTTCCGTTGGAGATTACCGCTGTTAGAGAAACGAACCTGCAGCCCTGTTTCCATACAGCCTCTTCTATGGTTTATTGAATAGTTATTTGCAAACGATGTTGATAATCTTCTTCGGCACAACGATAATCTTTACGATTGTCTTACCGTCGATATAGTGCTGGCTTCGTTCGTCTTCTAAAGCCTTCTTCTCAATATCTTCCTTCGTTGCATCAGCTGGGAAAGTCATCTGGAAACGTGCCTTACCATTGAAAGATACAGTCAGCTGCACCTCATTCTCTACGAGATAAGACTCGTCCCATGCTGGCCATTCAGCATCGAAGACACTCTTTGTCTCACCACCCAACTGCTCCCACAGCTCTTCTGCCATGTGAGGTGCGAATGGAGCGATGACGATAACCATCTTCTTCAACAGTTCACGGTTAGCACACTTCTGCTGTCCAAGTTCGTTGACACAAATCATAAACGCTGAAACAGCTGTGTTGTAAGAGAACTGCTCAATATCGCCTGTCACCTTCTTGATAAGCTTGTGAACACTCTTCAGTGAGTCTTTTGAAGGCTCATCATCGTTGAGTTCCTGCTGATAAAGCTTCCAGAACTTCTTCAAGAAACGGAAACAACCATCGATACCGTTCGTATCCCAAGGCTTACTTGCCTCTACAGGACCAAGGAACATTTCGTAAAGACGGAGGGTATCTGCGCCATACTGCTCAACAATCACATCTGGATTGACAACGTTGAACATAGACTTTGACATCTTCTCTACCGCCCAACCGCACTTGTAGGTGGGGGGTGTTGGGTGGTGGGTGGTGATGAGATCGGATGATGATGTGCCATCTTCGAAGATGAATTCGGCATTGTTATACTCTGGACGCCATGCCTTGAAAGCCTCAACATCCAATACATCAGCATGAACAATGTTGACATCAACATGGATAGGAGTAGTATCATACTTGTCTTTCTGACCTAAGCTGACAAAGACTGGTGCCTTTGAGTGGTCGTCAGAGTTGATACGATAAACGAAGTTAGAGCGTCCTTGAATCATTCCTTGGTTCACCAACTTCTCGTATGGCTCCTCCTTACAGCTGCAACCACAGTCGAAGAGGAACTTATTCCAGAAACGACTGTAAATCAAGTGACCTGTTGCATGTTCGGTACCACCAACATAAAGGTCTACATTCTGCCAATACTCGTCTGCCTTTTTGCCCACAAGCGCTTCGTCATTGTGTGGGTCCATATAGCGAAGATAGTATGCTGAACTACCAGCAAAGCCTGGCATCGTATTCAACTCCAATGGGAATACAGTCTTATCGTCAACCAATGACTTCTCAACAACCTTACGCTCAGCCTCATTCCAAGCCCAAACCTTTGCACGACCCAATGGTGGTTCGCCACTTTCTGTTGGTTCGTACTTGTCGATTTCAGGCAATTCAAGTGGCAAACACTCCTCTGGAATCATGTAAGGCATTCCCTGCTTGTAATAGACAGGGAATGGTTCACCCCAGTAACGCTGGCGTGAGAAGATGGCATCACGCAGACGATAGTTCACCTTCACACGACCGATACCCTTCTCAGTAACAAACTGCTTGGTCTTGGCAATAGCCTCCTTCACCGTAAGACCATTGAGAGAGAAACCATCCATGCTCTCTTTTCCTGCAGCAGGAGAGTTGGTTACGATTCCTTCCTTTGCATCAAAGCTCTCTTCAGAGACGTCAGCACCTTCAATCAATGGGATAATTGGGAGGTTGAAATGCTTTGCAAAGGCATAGTCACGACTGTCGTGAGCAGGCACAGCCATAATCGCTCCTGTTCCATATCCAGCCAAAACATACTCTGAAATCCAAATAGGAATCTGCTCACCAGTGAATGGATTGATACCATATGAGCCTGAGAAGACACCTGTCACCTTACGGTCAGACATACGTTCTAACTCTGTGCGCTTCTGTACATACGCCAAATACTCCTCTACCTCAGCCTTCTGAGCCTCTGAAGTAAGCTCTGTAACGAGTTCTGACTCTGGTGCCAATACCATGAAGCTAACACCAAACATCGTATCAGCACGCGTAGTAAAGATCGTGAACTTACCCTCTTTCTCACCCTCACCAGTTGGTGTAAGGTATTTG is drawn from Prevotella melaninogenica and contains these coding sequences:
- a CDS encoding non-canonical purine NTP diphosphatase; translated protein: MKIVFATNNKHKLEEIKDILGKDFEIVSLAEIGCHEDIPETGATLEENARQKSTYIVEHYSHDCFADDTGLEVEALGGEPGVHSARYAEGTDHDSEANMRKLLANLEGKANRKACFRTIISLIIDGVEHQFEGKVEGRIATEKHGTEGFGYDPIFIPEGYDKSFAELGEEIKNQISHRARAVKKLAEYLGRLKG
- a CDS encoding YitT family protein, with translation MTIDQQLIRSEAKDYFFLTVGLIIYAAAFTVFLMPYEIVTGGVTGMSAVIYYATGFKIENTYMIINISLLIVALKILGFKFLMKTIYAIFALYFLLIFAQDLMPKDAAGHMVKMLGEDQAFMSLIIGCSLTGTGLAIVFLNNGSTGGTDIIAACVNKYHDISLGQVLMGVDILIVGSCLFFPQFGDVMERLHKMVFGYCTMFIECFMLDHVMNMRRESVQFMIFSWKHEEIAKAIVEETEHALTILDGHGWYTGNDMKVICLLAKRNESKTIFRIIKMVDPTAFVSQSSVIGVYGEGFDQIKIKAKKEMKKQEKKLAEAMKKPANEQK
- a CDS encoding leucine--tRNA ligase, translated to MEYNFIDIEKKWQQKWVENKTYKVVEDENKQKFYVLNMFPYPSGAGLHVGHPLGYIASDIYARYKRLKGFNVLNPMGYDAYGLPAEQYAIQTGQHPQLTTDTNIARYREQLDKIGFSFDWDREVRTCDPRYYHWTQWAFERMFESYYDYTQQKALPIKDLVRHFEEEGTLNLNVAQSEELIFSACDWSSMDEQEQQEKLMNYRIAYLGETMVNWCPGLGTVLANDEVVNGVSERGGYPVVQKLMKQWCLRVSAYSQRLLDGLETVNWSDSIKETQKNWIGRSEGTEVEFKYLTPTGEGEKEGKFTIFTTRADTMFGVSFMVLAPESELVTELTSEAQKAEVEEYLAYVQKRTELERMSDRKVTGVFSGSYGINPFTGEQIPIWISEYVLAGYGTGAIMAVPAHDSRDYAFAKHFNLPIIPLIEGADVSEESFDAKEGIVTNSPAAGKESMDGFSLNGLTVKEAIAKTKQFVTEKGIGRVKVNYRLRDAIFSRQRYWGEPFPVYYKQGMPYMIPEECLPLELPEIDKYEPTESGEPPLGRAKVWAWNEAERKVVEKSLVDDKTVFPLELNTMPGFAGSSAYYLRYMDPHNDEALVGKKADEYWQNVDLYVGGTEHATGHLIYSRFWNKFLFDCGCSCKEEPYEKLVNQGMIQGRSNFVYRINSDDHSKAPVFVSLGQKDKYDTTPIHVDVNIVHADVLDVEAFKAWRPEYNNAEFIFEDGTSSSDLITTHHPTPPTYKCGWAVEKMSKSMFNVVNPDVIVEQYGADTLRLYEMFLGPVEASKPWDTNGIDGCFRFLKKFWKLYQQELNDDEPSKDSLKSVHKLIKKVTGDIEQFSYNTAVSAFMICVNELGQQKCANRELLKKMVIVIAPFAPHMAEELWEQLGGETKSVFDAEWPAWDESYLVENEVQLTVSFNGKARFQMTFPADATKEDIEKKALEDERSQHYIDGKTIVKIIVVPKKIINIVCK